From one Lolium rigidum isolate FL_2022 chromosome 4, APGP_CSIRO_Lrig_0.1, whole genome shotgun sequence genomic stretch:
- the LOC124648607 gene encoding protein OCTOPUS-like, with protein sequence MASLQMEPPAPPPRRSASTSCDLHPDEAFTGFCAACLRERLAGLEASDVAPAAPGRRSTSAIRSLFSRPFAAPSGSGAAAAPLPDLRRCKSFSCGRGGDAPADEPQRWSCDARGRSTLWALFHRDDRERVRDGTAFAAFPASSSAAAAALPFEVQQMPPPPPCVPEVFLEEEIVMADQSCDEIAPVVERIVAADLETEAYATGEVMPMKDHIDLETSQPKKPPPPPMDLKEIAGSFWVAASVFSKKWQKWRRKQKLKKEEAAAGSKAAAAAMPPSGKPSKPSFLQRSRTRGGACSELAGGRRSCDTDPRFSLDAARMSVDDAGVSWDGPRASWDGYLFGAGAGIGLGRAPPPSSRLPPILSALEGSPTGILPRSDGQIPVEDDSQPEPDGDANTPGGSAQTRDYYMDTSSRRRRSLDHSSSARRRSFEVPDPKPVPAAAAIANARESPVIVGSAEFYHFQHAEDLLDHRFSTSSLVDDFPRASLDDAKKPRRKAWSLWDFIHRRATGRRSGATASDVADRAFSEPWPELRARGHRTTMQRCGSNASARSSFSSTSGGMGSSRRCFADGGVKSRHEDRCVLERNRSARYSPAHQADNGMLRLYLTPLRSASGRRAGGLPANGGGRHLRSQSFARTMLRLY encoded by the coding sequence ATGGCGTCGCTGCAGATggagccgccggcgccgccgccgcggaggtcCGCGTCCACGAGCTGCGACCTGCACCCCGACGAGGCCTTCaccggcttctgcgccgcctgccTCCGCGAGCGCCTCGCCGGCCTCGAGGCCTCCGACGTCGCGCCCGCCGCGCCGGGCCGCAGGTCCACCTCCGCCATCcgctccctcttctccaggccctTCGCCGCCCCGTCGGGCTccggtgccgccgccgccccgctgcCGGACCTCCGCCGCTGCAAGTCCTTCTCCTGCGGGCGCGGGGGCGACGCGCCCGCCGACGAGCCGCAGCGGTGGTCCTGCGACGCCCGCGGCCGCAGCACGCTCTGGGCGCTCTTCCACAGGGACGACCGCGAGCGCGTCCGCGACGGCACGGCCTTCGCCGCCTTCCCGgcctcgtcctccgccgccgccgccgcgctcccctTCGAGGTCCagcagatgccgccgccgccgccgtgcgttcCTGAGGTTTTCTTGGAGGAGGAGATCGTCATGGCAGATCAGAGCTGCGACGAGATTGCCCCGGTGGTCGAGCGAATCGTGGCGGCGGACCTGGAAACCGAAGCTTATGCGACTGGCGAGGTCATGCCCATGAAGGATCACATAGATCTCGAGACCTCGCAACCcaagaagccgccgccgccgccaatggaCCTGAAGGAGATCGCAGGCAGCTTCTGGGTCGCCGCATCCGTCTTCAGCAAGAAGTGGCAGAAGTGGAGGCGCAAGCAGAAGCTCAAGAAGGAGGAGGCCGCAGCCGGCAGCAAGGCAGCGGCCGCGGCAATGCCGCCGTCCGGGAAGCCGTCCAAGCCCTCGTTCCTTCAGCGCAGCCGCACTCGCGGCGGAGCCTGCTCGGAGCTCGCCGGAGGCCGTCGCTCGTGCGACACCGACCCAAGATTCTCCCTTGACGCCGCCCGTATGTCCGTGGACGACGCAGGCGTATCTTGGGACGGGCCGCGCGCGTCCTGGGACGGCTACCTGTTCGGCGCGGGCGCTGGCATTGGCCTTGGCCGCGCGCCTCCGCCGAGTTCCCGGTTGCCGCCCATCCTCTCCGCGCTCGAGGGCTCGCCTACCGGCATCTTGCCACGCTCCGACGGTCAAATTCCCGTGGAAGATGACTCACAGCCCGAGCCCGACGGCGATGCCAACACCCCTGGCGGCTCGGCGCAGACGCGGGACTACTACATGGACACGTCGAGCCGGCGGCGCCGCAGCCTGGACCATTCCAGCTCCGCGCGGCGAAGGTCGTTCGAGGTGCCCGACCCAAAGCCAGTACCTGCAGCGGCCGCAATCGCTAACGCCCGGGAATCCCCAGTGATCGTCGGCAGCGCAGAGTTCTACCACTTCCAGCACGCCGAGGACCTGCTCGACCACCGGTTCAGCACCAGCTCCCTCGTCGACGACTTCCCCCGCGCGAGCCTGGACGACGCGAAGAAGCCCCGGCGGAAGGCGTGGAGCCTGTGGGACTTCATCCACCGCAGAGCCACGGGACGCCGGAGCGGCGCGACCGCGTCCGACGTGGCGGACCGCGCGTTCTCGGAGCCGTGGCCGGAGCTGCGCGCCCGCGGGCACAGGACGACGATGCAGAGGTGCGGCAGCAACGCGAGCGCGCGCAGCTCGTTCAGCAGCACGAGCGGCGGGATGGGCAGCTCACGGCGCTGCTTCGCGGATGGTGGTGTCAAGAGTCGACACGAAGACCGGTGCGTGCTGGAGCGTAACCGGAGCGCGCGGTACTCGCCGGCGCACCAGGCGGACAACGGCATGCTGCGGCTCTACCTCACCCCGCTGCGGAGCGCCAGCGGCCGGCGCGCGGGCGGGCTGCCGGCCAACGGCGGCGGGCGGCATCTGAGGTCCCAGTCGTTCGCGCGGACCATGCTCCGGCTGTACTGA